Part of the Solwaraspora sp. WMMA2065 genome is shown below.
CGGAGACCAGGTGGAAGCGGTCCGGGGTGCGGGCGGCGGCGGCGGCCAGGTCGTCCGGGTCGACCGGCTCGGCGGGTGCGCTGGTCGGCAGGTGTGCGCTGACCTCGTCCCAGACCTGCTCCGGGGTGTATCCGGCGGCGAGGCCGGTGAGTGCGTCGTACTGGGCGGCGGGTAGCAGGTTCGCCAGGGCTTCCAGGTGCGCTTCGGTGGTGAGCAGCCGGACCAGGGGGAGGATGTCGGCGTCGACGCCGAGTCGGATCAGGTCGGCGTCGTTGACCCGGCTGAACAGCATGCTCGGGTTGGCCCTGGCGGCCTGCTGCAGGGCTGGCTCGATGCTGTCGAGGGCCTGCTGGTTGCGGACTTCGAGGACGCCGAGGGCCTGGTTGACGGTGAACCGCCGGCTGGTGGCGTACTCGATGGCGTCGTCGTGGGGCAGGACGGTGAGCAGCAGGAACTCGTCGCCGCTGGTCGGGGCGAGTACGACGCCCCGGTAGAACTGGGTGATCCGGATGGTGCGGATGCGGGAGTCCTTGGCGTTGGCGAGTTTCTCCAGGTGGATGCCGGCGTGGGTGTGTGCCGCGAACTTGTCGATCACGGCGGAAACCGATTTCTGAACGGGTTTTTGCAGCTTGGCATAGTCGGCCAGGAAGTCCTTGGCGATTCCGAGCTTGGCCACTGTCGTAACCCCTGTCGACTGTGTGGACGAATTGCACTAGCCTGCACGCCTGCGTTCGCGGAGAGCCCATGCTACGCAACAGTTCCGAGCGCGGAGAACGACGAAAGGTGCAGAGTGGAGGCACGTACGTATGGAATGGGCCGTTCGGACATCTCGCACCAAACTATCGACGATGGTCAGCGTGGTGGATCTGCTGTCACAACCCTGACGGACCAGTCGGCGGTGCCCGCCGAAGGCCAACTGGTGACGGTGCGAAACCGCAGGTGGGTGGCGGCGCAGGTGGTCCGCGGTGAGGTCGCCAGCGCCGACCCGCAGGTGTTCACCGGGCAGGCACCGCACCTGGTACGGCTGGTCAGCGTCGAGGACGATGCCCGCGACGAGGAGTTGCGGGTGGTCTGGGAGTTGGAGCCCGGTCGGGCGGTGCACGACTCCACCGTCCTGCCCGGTCCGGGTGACGGGTTCGACGACCCGGCCCAACTGGACGCATTCCTCGACGCGGTCCGTTGGGGTGCGATTGCCTCGGCCGACCGTACGGCGTTGCAGGCCCCGTTCCGTTCCGGCGTGGAAATCGAGGACTACCAGCTTGACCCGGTGGTCCGGGCGTTGTCCATGCCACGCACCAACTTATTGATCGCCGATGATGTCGGTCTGGGTAAGACAATCGAATCCGGCCTGGTCATGCAGGAGTTGATGTTGCGGCACCGGGCCCGGACGATGGTGATCGTCTGCCCGGCCGGGCTGACCCGGCAGTGGCGCGACGAAATGCGCGACAAGTTCGGCCTCGAATTCCGCATCGTCGACAGCGCACTGCTGCGTGACCTGCGACGCAGCCGAGGCCTGTACGCGAACCCGTGGACCCACTACCCCCGGTTGATCGTCAGCGTCGACTGGCTCAAACGCGACCGCCCGCTGCGGCTGCTCCGCGAGGTGCTGCCGACCGCCCCCCGCTACCCGCGCGCCATCGACCTGCTCGTGGTCGACGAGATCCACACCTGCGCGCCGGCCGGCCGGGGCCGCTACGCCACCGACTCCCAGCGGACCAAGGCGATCCGGATCCTCGTCCCGCACTGCGAGCACCGGCTGTTCCTGTCGGCGACCCCGCACAACGGCTACCTGGAGTCGTTCACCGCGCTGCTGGAGCTGCTCGACGACCAGCGCTTCGCCCGAGGGGTGAAACCGACCGACGAGCAGCTGGCCCGGGTGATGGTCCGCCGGCTCAAGAGCGACCTGCCGCCGAGGTGGGACGGCAGCCCACGGTTCCCGGTGCGCCGCCTCGACTACCTTGAGGTCGACTACCCGGCCGCCGAACGGCACGCCCACGAGCTGCTGTCCCGCTACGCCGCCAGCCGCCGCGACGCCGCCGCCGACCGGGCCGGGCAACTCGCCGCCGACTTCGTCACCACGCTGCTGAAACGGCGACTTTTCTCGTCACCGAAGGCGTTCGCCGAAACCGTCGACACCCACCTCGCGACCATGTCCGCGCGCGCCCCGAGCGGGTCCGGCGACACCACCCCGGTACGCGACAAAGCCGACAAGGTGCTCCGGCCGGTGATCGACCGCCTCGACGAGACCACCGAGGACGACCAGGCGTACGGCGAGGTCGAAACCGACGCCCTGACCGCCGTACGCCGCTGGGCGCCGCCGCTGTCCACCGAGGAGAAGGCGCTGCTCACCGAGCTGCGGACCTGGGCCCGGTCGGCGCAGCACCAGCCGGACGCCAAGTTCATCGCGCTGCGGGCCTGGCTGGACCCGATCGTGCGGCCGGGCGGCGACTGGTCCGACGAACGGGTCATCATCTTCACCGAGTACCGCGACACCCAACGCTGGCTGCACGAGCGGCTGGTCACCGCCGGCTACCCGGCGGAACGGATCGCGTTGCTGTTCGGCGGCCAGGACCCGCAGGACCGCGAACACGTCAAGAACGTGTTCACCGAGGACCCGGCCCTGGACCCGGTACGGGTGCTGCTGGCCACCGACGCCGCCAGCGAAGGCATCAACCTGCAGCGCCACTGCCACCGGCTGCTGCACTGGGAGATCCCGTGGAACCCCAACCGGCTGGAGCAGCGCAACGGCCGCATCGACCGGCACGGTCAACGGGCCGCCGAGGTGCAGGTGCTGCACTTCGTCCCGGCCGGCTGGCAGCACGCCGACTACACCGACGGGTCCCTTGAGGACGAGCTGGCGTTCCTGCGGCTGGCGGTGGAGAAGGTCGAGGCGATCCGCACCGACCTGGGCAGCGCCGGTGAGGTCATCGCCACCCAGGTCGAGCAGAAGATGACCGGCAAGCGTACGGACTGGCGGGCCACCGACGCCGAGATCGGCCGGCGGGCCAGCCGTGCCCGGCTACGGTACGAGCGTGACCTGGCCCGTGAACTGCAGCGGCTCACCGAGAAGCTGCATGCCAGCCGTACCCAGCTGAACCTGACCCCGGCCACGGTGGAGCGGGTGGTCCGCACGGCGCTGCGGCTGGCGCACCGCCGCGACCTGATCGCGGCCCCGACCCCGGCGGACGCCACCGGCACCTGGTTCCGGCTGCCGGAGCTGCCCGGCGCGTGGGCGACGGCCCGCACCGACGGGCTGCTGCATCCGGTCACCGGCCGGGAAAGGCCGGTCACGTTCGACCCGGACGCCGCGAAGGGCCGCACCGACGTGGTGCTGCTGCACCTCGGGCACCGGCTGGTCGGCATGTGCCTGCGGCTGCTGCGCGCCGAACTGTGGTCACGGACCGGCGGCGGGTCCAGCGGCAGCACCTCCGGTGCCGGCACCGGCCCCGACGCGGGCACCGGGAAGCGGCTGCACCGGGTCACCGCCCGGATCGTCCCCGGCGAGCTGCTGCGCAGCCCGGCGCTGATCGCCCACGGCCGGGTGGTGATCACCGGCACGGAAGGCACCCGACTGCACGAGGAGATCATCACCGCGGGCGGGCCGATCGTCGCCGGCAAACTGACCCGCGCCCGCCAGGAGGAGCTGGACGCGCTACTCGCCGCCGCCACCGACGAGACACCGGCGGAGCCGATGCTGGGCCAGCTCGTCGAGCTGTGGCCGACGCTGTCCGAGCCGCTCAGCCGGGCCCTCGCCGTCCGCGCCGACCAGCGCAAACGCAGCCTGTACAGCCTGCTGGAGCAGCGCTGCGCCGAGGAGGTCACCGCGATCGGGGCGGTGCTCGACGAACTGGCGGCCAACATCCGGGCCCGCCTCGACGACGCGCCGTCCTGGGAACAGCCGTCGCTGTTCGAGCTGGAACGCGAACAACTGCACGCCGACCGGGACGCCCTGCGGAACCGGCTGCGCGACATCCCGGCGCAGCGGCAGCGGGAAACCGACGCGCTGCGCCGCCGCTACGCCGACCCGACCGCCCGCTGGTTCCCCGCCGCCGTCACCTGTCTGGTGCCCGCCTCCCTCGCCCGAGGTGCCCGCTGATGCCGTCCACCCGAAGCACCGCCACCGCAGCCACTGCCGGCCGTCGCCCGTACCGGCCGGCTCCGCAACGTGCCGACGAACAGCACGCCGAATGGCTCGGCCTGCTCGGCCCGGACGGGCCGTTCCTGACCGTGCCGGTGCTGACCGTCGCCCTGCCCGACGGCCTGGACACCGTGCCCGACGAGGTCCGCCAGCGAATCCGCCAAGGCTGGGGTGAGATCCTCGACGCCCCGCCGGACCTGCTCGCCCCGGCCTGGGTGGAGCTGATCCTGACCGAGCTGCTGCGCTACCCGGCCAGCGCCCGTGGCGACGGCACCGCGCTGCCGTCGGAGATCCTCGCCGGCGCCGACCGGCGTCGCCGTCGACCCGACTGGATCATGTACGGGCCGGAGCCCGGCGGCGGCCGGGCCGCCCGGCTGCACGTCTACCACCTGCCGGCTGACACCCCGCTGACCAGGCCGGCCGGCGACCGGCCGGCACCCACTGAGCAGGCCGCACAGCTGTGCCGCGACACCCGTACCCCGGTGGCGCTGCTCACCAACGGCCAGCACTGGGCGCTGGTGCACGCCCGCCCCGGCACCGCCACCGGAGTCGCCGTCTTCGACGCCGACCTGTGGTTGGAGGAGCCGCTGCTGCTGCGGGCGTTCGCCACCCTGCTGGCGGCGAGCCGGGTGCTGCCGCCGGCCGCCAACCCGGACGGCACCGCGTCGACCAGCCTCGCCGGGTTGTTCGTCCGCAGCGCCGACGCCCTCACCCAGGTCACCACCACCCTCGGTGACCAGGTCCGCCGGGCGGTGGAGCTGTTCGTCGGCGAACTGGCCCGGCTGGACCGCGAATCCGGCGGGGAACTGCTACGCGACGTCGCCGACCGGGAGATCTACCGGGGCGCGTTGACGGTGCTGATGCGGCTGGTCTTCCTGCTGTACGCCGAGGAGCAGCGGCTGCTGCCGCTCGGTGACCCGCTCTACCAGGAGGCGTACGCGGCGACCACGCTGCACGCCCAGCTGAGCCTGGCGCGGGACCTGTACAGCGAGGAGGTGACCGACCGGCGGGCGGCGGCCTGGCCCCGGCTGCTGGCCCTGTTCGCGGCGGTGCACGGCGGCTGCACCCACCCGGACCTGATGATCCCGGCGCACGGCGGGTCGCTGTTCGACCCGGCCCGGTTCGGCTGGCTGCACCGGGCGGCGGTCACCGACCGGGTGATCCTGGAGATCCTGGACGCGCTGCTGGTGCTGCGCCACCGGGGCAAGGCCGCCGAGCAGCTCAGCTACTCCAGCCTCGGGGTGGAGCAGATCGGCCACGTCTACGAAGGACTGCTCGACTTCTCCTGCCTGCGGGTGGATCAGCCGCACGTCGGGCTGGTCGGCAAACTGGAGCCGGAGCTGCCGCTGACCGAGCTGGTCGAGCAGGCCGCGCTCGGTGAGCCGGAGTTCCGCGGCTGGCTGGTGAAACGCTGCGGCCTGACCGCCGGCCAGGTGAGCAGGGCGCTGGCCCGCACACCCCGGCCGGACGAGGTGGCGGCGCTGCACGCCGCCTGCGACAACGACGCCGACCTGGCCGAGCGGGCCCGCCCGTACTGGGGGCTGCTCCGCACCGACCTGCGCGGCCTGCCGACGATCTTCCCGGCCGGGTCGGTGCTGTTCACCCAGGTCGGCGACCGGCGCGCCACCGGCACCCACTACACGCCGAGGGAGCTGGCCGAGGAGGTCGTCCGGCACACCTTGGCGCCGTTGTGTTTCGCGCCCGGTCCGGCGCAGGGTGTCGCCGAGGAAGGCGTGTGGCGGGCGAAGAGCGCGGAGGAGCTGCTGCAGCTGAAGGTGCTGGACCCGGCGATGGGCTCCGGCGCGTTCCTGGTGGCCGCCTGCCGCTACCTGGCCGAGGTGGTGGTGCGGGCCTGGCAGCGCGACAAGCTGCCGGCTGAGCTGGCCGACCTGCCCGCCGACGGGCGCACCGAGGAGGAGCTGCGGCTGGTTGCCCGCCGGATGGTCGCCGCCCGCTGCCTGTACGGGGTGGACCGCGACGACATGGCCGTCGAGTTGGCGAAGCTGTCGCTGTGGCTGGTCACCCTGGCCAAGGGACGACCGTTCGGCTTCCTCGACCATGCGCTGCGCTGCGGTGACTCGCTGGTCGGCATCACCTCGCTGGACCAGCTGACCGCCTTTCACCTGGACCCGGAGCAGGGGCGATCCTTGCACGCCCGGCTCTACGGCTCGGTCACCGACCGGCTGCACGAACTGGTCGCCGAGATGACCGAGCTGCGGGAGCAGATCGAGGCGAGCGTGGTGCAGGACACCCGTGACGCCGCCGACAAGGCGGCGAAGCTGGGCCTGATCGAGCAGATGGGGGACGGGCTGCGGCTGGCCGCCGACGCCGTCGTGGGCGCGGCGCTGTCCACCGCCGTACGGGCACAGCGCCGCCCGTGGGATCCGGACGACGACCCCGACGACGATCCCGAGCACAAGTACGACGACCGGCTGTCGGCGATCAGCGACCAGGTGTACGCGGTGCTGCACGACGAGGCGTCGGCGGAGCAGACCCGGCAGTTGACCGACACGATCAGCGGCTGGCTGCGGGGCAGCCGCCCCGCCCCGATCCGCCCCCTGCACTGGCCGCTGGAGTTCCCCGAGGTCATCAACCACGCCGGCTTCGACGCCGTCATCGCCAACCCACCGTTCGTGGGCGGGCAGCGGCTAACCGGATCGATCGGTGTCGACCTTCGCGAGTATCTGGTGGAGCGGGTCGGCCGGGGTCGACGTGGCAGCGCCGACCTGTGCTCGTACTTCCTGCTGCGCAAACTGGCGGTGACCGGGAAGGGCCGGGTCGGGCTGATCGCCACGAACACGATCGCCCAGGGCGACACCCGCGAGGTCGGCCTGGACCAGGCGATCGACATGGGTTGGACGATCTACCGGGCGAACAAGTCGCAGCCGTGGCCGGGCACCGCCTCGCTGGAGGTGTCGCTGCTCTGGGTGGGGCACGCCGGCAGCGGTGAGGAGCGCATCCTCGACGGCCGCAAGGTGCGGGGCATCACTCCGTCGCTCGACGCCGAGTCCCGAGTGACCGGCAACCCGCACCGCCTCGCCGCCAACGCCGGCCAGTCGTTCATCGGCTCGTACGTCCTCGGTACCGGCTTCCTGCTGGAGCCGGAGCAGGCGCAGGCGCTGATCGCCAAGGACCCGCGCAACAAGGACGTCCTCTTCCCCTACCTCAACGGTGAAGACCTGAACACCAGCCCGGACTGCTCGGCCACCCGCTGGGTCATCAACTTCCACGACTGGCCCATCGAACGCGCCCAGCAGTACCCAGACTGCTTCGCTATCGTCGAACGTGAAGTCAAACCCTTCCGGGCAGCTAACAGCGATCGGCGTAGGCGCGAAATCTGGTGGCGCTTTACTCGGCCGGCTCTCGACCTGTACGAGGCCATCGAAGGGCTCGACCGCGTCCTCGCGATTACGCGTGTCAGTAGGACAGGACTGCCTGCATTTGTATCGACGGATCAAGTAATCAGCGAGGCGGCTGTGTTGTTTGCAACGGACCGTGTGGCGCGACTAGCTCTACTTACTAGCGGCTTCCACTTCTTGTGGTGGACAGTTAAAGGTGAGTCGAGCCTTCGGACAGATGCGCGTTACACGCCGTCCGATGGTTTTGAGACGTTCCCGCAGCCCGAGTTGACGGACCGGATGGATCGGGTTGGTGAGGAGTTGGACTCGTACCGGCGGTCGGTGATGTTGGGTCGGGGGTTGGGGCTGACGAAGCTCTACAACCTGGTCCACGACGAGGGCGTGACCAGCGCGGACATCCGGCGGCTGCGCGAAATCCACGTCGAGATCGACGAGGCGGTTGCCGAGGCGTACGGCTGGTCGGACCTGCGGCTCAACCACGGCTTCCACGAGACCCGGCAGGGCATCCGCTTCACGATCGACTCGGCGGTGCAGGTCGAGATCCTTGACCGCTTGCTGGAGCTCAACCACAAGCGCTACGCCGAAGAAGTCCGCAAGGGCCTGCACTCCGGCTCACGTCGCACCCCACGCAAGTCAACCAAGTCCGTCCCGCGACCCCGGAAGTCAGCGGAATCCGAGTCGCTTCCCCCTGCCTTCGACGACGCCCTGTTCCCCCGCCCCGACGCCCTCTTCTGAGAACGATTCGGTCCCGGCGCTAGCTTGCGTCGGGCATGAGCGGGATGGTGGCTGATGGTCCGCCAGTGGCGATGAAATCGGCCAGCCACTGGCGGACCTTACTCAGTGGGATTTCGGCGCTGTCGGGGACGATGTGCTCGTTTCCCATGTAGTCGTAGGTGGCCTCGCTGCTGCCGCTGGTGACCCCTATTGAGAGGAAGCCGCCGCTGCGATCCGTGTATGAGATGAAGCCTCGGTCGTGGCTGATCCCGGCTTCGATTACGGGCAAGCCGGATGCCCCTAGAATGTTTGCCTGAACAACGGAGGGGACTTGCCGACCTGCTGTGACGGTCAGGACGTGCTCGATCAGCTTGTCAAGGTCGGCCAGATTGTCCACGATGATCACCGGATCGCCGGGACCGAAGTCGTTTTTCGGGACCTGGTCGAACCATACTTCTAGCGCCACCATGGGCTGGCACCCCCCTGTGTATCAGGACCTTGGCAGGTCGGAGGAAGCGGTGGACTTCCACCGGCAGGCAGCCGGAGTAAACCGCCGGCTCGGCGACGCATGGCAAGCCGCCGTCGCGCTGCACAACCTGGCGACGGCACTCGCGGCCACCGTCCGCGAAGCAGAAGCACTACCGGTACGGCAGGAGGCGTTGGCGCTGCTCAGCCAATTCGAGGATGAACGCGCAGCCGGCCTTCGCGAGCGAATCGAGCGGGC
Proteins encoded:
- a CDS encoding DNA methyltransferase: MPSTRSTATAATAGRRPYRPAPQRADEQHAEWLGLLGPDGPFLTVPVLTVALPDGLDTVPDEVRQRIRQGWGEILDAPPDLLAPAWVELILTELLRYPASARGDGTALPSEILAGADRRRRRPDWIMYGPEPGGGRAARLHVYHLPADTPLTRPAGDRPAPTEQAAQLCRDTRTPVALLTNGQHWALVHARPGTATGVAVFDADLWLEEPLLLRAFATLLAASRVLPPAANPDGTASTSLAGLFVRSADALTQVTTTLGDQVRRAVELFVGELARLDRESGGELLRDVADREIYRGALTVLMRLVFLLYAEEQRLLPLGDPLYQEAYAATTLHAQLSLARDLYSEEVTDRRAAAWPRLLALFAAVHGGCTHPDLMIPAHGGSLFDPARFGWLHRAAVTDRVILEILDALLVLRHRGKAAEQLSYSSLGVEQIGHVYEGLLDFSCLRVDQPHVGLVGKLEPELPLTELVEQAALGEPEFRGWLVKRCGLTAGQVSRALARTPRPDEVAALHAACDNDADLAERARPYWGLLRTDLRGLPTIFPAGSVLFTQVGDRRATGTHYTPRELAEEVVRHTLAPLCFAPGPAQGVAEEGVWRAKSAEELLQLKVLDPAMGSGAFLVAACRYLAEVVVRAWQRDKLPAELADLPADGRTEEELRLVARRMVAARCLYGVDRDDMAVELAKLSLWLVTLAKGRPFGFLDHALRCGDSLVGITSLDQLTAFHLDPEQGRSLHARLYGSVTDRLHELVAEMTELREQIEASVVQDTRDAADKAAKLGLIEQMGDGLRLAADAVVGAALSTAVRAQRRPWDPDDDPDDDPEHKYDDRLSAISDQVYAVLHDEASAEQTRQLTDTISGWLRGSRPAPIRPLHWPLEFPEVINHAGFDAVIANPPFVGGQRLTGSIGVDLREYLVERVGRGRRGSADLCSYFLLRKLAVTGKGRVGLIATNTIAQGDTREVGLDQAIDMGWTIYRANKSQPWPGTASLEVSLLWVGHAGSGEERILDGRKVRGITPSLDAESRVTGNPHRLAANAGQSFIGSYVLGTGFLLEPEQAQALIAKDPRNKDVLFPYLNGEDLNTSPDCSATRWVINFHDWPIERAQQYPDCFAIVEREVKPFRAANSDRRRREIWWRFTRPALDLYEAIEGLDRVLAITRVSRTGLPAFVSTDQVISEAAVLFATDRVARLALLTSGFHFLWWTVKGESSLRTDARYTPSDGFETFPQPELTDRMDRVGEELDSYRRSVMLGRGLGLTKLYNLVHDEGVTSADIRRLREIHVEIDEAVAEAYGWSDLRLNHGFHETRQGIRFTIDSAVQVEILDRLLELNHKRYAEEVRKGLHSGSRRTPRKSTKSVPRPRKSAESESLPPAFDDALFPRPDALF
- a CDS encoding Imm1 family immunity protein, encoding MVALEVWFDQVPKNDFGPGDPVIIVDNLADLDKLIEHVLTVTAGRQVPSVVQANILGASGLPVIEAGISHDRGFISYTDRSGGFLSIGVTSGSSEATYDYMGNEHIVPDSAEIPLSKVRQWLADFIATGGPSATIPLMPDAS
- the drmD gene encoding DISARM system SNF2-like helicase DrmD yields the protein MGRSDISHQTIDDGQRGGSAVTTLTDQSAVPAEGQLVTVRNRRWVAAQVVRGEVASADPQVFTGQAPHLVRLVSVEDDARDEELRVVWELEPGRAVHDSTVLPGPGDGFDDPAQLDAFLDAVRWGAIASADRTALQAPFRSGVEIEDYQLDPVVRALSMPRTNLLIADDVGLGKTIESGLVMQELMLRHRARTMVIVCPAGLTRQWRDEMRDKFGLEFRIVDSALLRDLRRSRGLYANPWTHYPRLIVSVDWLKRDRPLRLLREVLPTAPRYPRAIDLLVVDEIHTCAPAGRGRYATDSQRTKAIRILVPHCEHRLFLSATPHNGYLESFTALLELLDDQRFARGVKPTDEQLARVMVRRLKSDLPPRWDGSPRFPVRRLDYLEVDYPAAERHAHELLSRYAASRRDAAADRAGQLAADFVTTLLKRRLFSSPKAFAETVDTHLATMSARAPSGSGDTTPVRDKADKVLRPVIDRLDETTEDDQAYGEVETDALTAVRRWAPPLSTEEKALLTELRTWARSAQHQPDAKFIALRAWLDPIVRPGGDWSDERVIIFTEYRDTQRWLHERLVTAGYPAERIALLFGGQDPQDREHVKNVFTEDPALDPVRVLLATDAASEGINLQRHCHRLLHWEIPWNPNRLEQRNGRIDRHGQRAAEVQVLHFVPAGWQHADYTDGSLEDELAFLRLAVEKVEAIRTDLGSAGEVIATQVEQKMTGKRTDWRATDAEIGRRASRARLRYERDLARELQRLTEKLHASRTQLNLTPATVERVVRTALRLAHRRDLIAAPTPADATGTWFRLPELPGAWATARTDGLLHPVTGRERPVTFDPDAAKGRTDVVLLHLGHRLVGMCLRLLRAELWSRTGGGSSGSTSGAGTGPDAGTGKRLHRVTARIVPGELLRSPALIAHGRVVITGTEGTRLHEEIITAGGPIVAGKLTRARQEELDALLAAATDETPAEPMLGQLVELWPTLSEPLSRALAVRADQRKRSLYSLLEQRCAEEVTAIGAVLDELAANIRARLDDAPSWEQPSLFELEREQLHADRDALRNRLRDIPAQRQRETDALRRRYADPTARWFPAAVTCLVPASLARGAR